The Gadus macrocephalus chromosome 13, ASM3116895v1 genome includes a window with the following:
- the LOC132470851 gene encoding zinc finger protein 69 homolog isoform X4, translating to MAEKVQPKCPGTAIPTTACTAIQSKKRKTTFEQATNKKRLDKSRSETRVNIGMAFERWRELRELKCLKSDPMVAVYLLDSYDKWCSVVSNIQEGSVSDCCRLEKAGDRHRTGGSEINPTTNMSYEEGCTGITFDISEITFAADEDSDCSNQEAVGEEEEDEETEETEGSEDEFDDSDQEWGKCNLSESEFSDSDQLEKDGSYENKCLSEVRKKVRELCPDCGGFFTVGKPHTCEYKIKPILCNVCGKRLKDEAALKSHSRIHTEDYRHFCKFCMEPFKTRIDKLTHQRAHVLNQKPYKCPDCAMTFSKLRARNFHLKEHRGPNSVSCPHCALVFPAPHCLKRHMLVHTGERQFVCEFCSRSFNQHGHLKSHLRLHTGEKPYQCQHCDKSFNHNVSLKSHIMRYHNATFDSGTIEHAKETTEKIELTAPKIDEMNDEMSTEDTGEVVIDEDPTHEEEPKKQIKKTYHRSTGRPKGRPKRNAATEEFSLISAVQGDALDRITAAEPSEECPLKLASSKDTESDWSDRDQTSEHTEEDEAEEIKGRKRKARQTDSDSEFDPSEAKQRRKSLQKPGNVGGRRGRPRNSRLV from the exons ATGGCAGAGAAAGTGCAGCCAAAATGTCCAGGTACAGCTATACCTACAACAGCTTGCACTGCAATTCAAAGCAAAAAGAGAAAGACAACATTTGAACAGGCTACGAACAAAAAGAGGTTGGATAAATCAAGAAGTGAAACCAGAGTAAACATTGGTATGGCTTTTGAACGATGGCGAGAACTGAGAGAGTTGAAGTGCCTGAAAAGTGACCCCATGGTGGCTGTATATTTGTTGGACAG tTATGATAAATGGTGTTCAGTGGTTTCCAACATTCAAGAGGGATCGGTCTCAGATTG CTGTAGGTTGGAGAAGGCTGGAGATCGTCACAGGACAGGTGGCTCAGAGATCAACCCGACAACCAACATG TCTTATGAGGAGGGCTGCACCGGAATAACCTTTGATATATCAGAGATTACCTTTGCTGCTGATGAAGACAGCGATTGTTCAAATCAAGAAGCGgttggagaggaagaagaggatgaggaaacAGAAGAAACGGAGGGATCAGAGGACGAGTTTGATGACTCGGACCAGGAATGGGGAAAGTGTAACCTCTCCGAATCCGAGTTCTCTGATTCTGACCAATTGGAAAAAGATGGCTCTTATGAGAACAAATGTCTTTCTGAAGTCCGTAAAAAGGTCCGGGAACTTTGTCCAGATTGCGGTGGGTTTTTCACTGTGGGCAAGCCTCACACATGCGAGTACAAAATCAAGCCAATTCTCTGCAATGTTTGTGGTAAGAGGCTCAAGGATGAGGCAGCCCTGAAAAGTCATAGCAGAATCCACACCGAAGACTACCGGCACTTCTGCAAGTTCTGTATGGAACCCTTTAAAACGAGAATCGATAAACTGACCCATCAGAGGGCCCACGTCCTTAATCAAAAGCCCTATAAATGCCCCGACTGTGCAATGACGTTTTCCAAGCTCCGGGCTCGAAATTTCCATTTGAAAGAACACCGGGGTCCCAACAGTGTTTCATGTCCACATTGTGCTTTGGTCTTCCCGGCTCCCCATTGCTTAAAGAGACACATGCTGGTGCACACTGGAGAGAggcagtttgtgtgtgagttctGCAGTCGATCATTCAACCAACATGGCCACCTTAAATCCCACCTGCGACTGCacactggggagaagccctaccagTGCCAGCACTGTGACAAGAGCTTCAATCACAACGTCAGCCTGAAAAGTCACATTATGCGGTACCATAACGCAACTTTCGACTCGGGGACCATTGAACACGCAAAGGAGACGACGGAGAAGATAGAACTAACCGCACCCAAGATAGATGAGATGAATGACGAGATGAGCACCGAGGATACGGGCGAGGTTGTTATCGATGAAGACCCCACACACGAGGAAGAACCAAAGAAGCAGATCAAGAAGACTTATCATAGGTCAACTGGTAGACCAAAAGGAAGGCCCAAAAGAAATGCAGCAACAGAGGAGTTCAGCTTGATTTCCGCTGTGCAAGGGGATGCCCTGGACAGAATCACAGCAGCTGAGCCATCAGAGGAGTGCCCATTAAAGCTGGCATCTTCCAAAGATACTGAAAGTGATTGGAGTGACAGAGATCAAACCTCTGAACATACAGAGGAGGACGAGGCAGAGGAAATCAAGGGGAGAAAGCGgaaagccagacagacagacagtgactCAGAATTTGACCCTTCAGAGGCAAAGCAGAGACGGAAAAGCTTGCAAAAGCCAGGAAATGTAGGAGGCCGTAGAGGAAGGCCGAGGAATAGTAGATTGGTCTGA
- the LOC132470851 gene encoding zinc finger protein 836-like isoform X3, which translates to MTLSSSRSVSGSQCYDKWCSVVSNIQEGSVSDCCRLEKAGDRHRTGGSEINPTTNMSYEEGCTGITFDISEITFAADEDSDCSNQEAVGEEEEDEETEETEGSEDEFDDSDQEWGKCNLSESEFSDSDQLEKDGSYENKCLSEVRKKVRELCPDCGGFFTVGKPHTCEYKIKPILCNVCGKRLKDEAALKSHSRIHTEDYRHFCKFCMEPFKTRIDKLTHQRAHVLNQKPYKCPDCAMTFSKLRARNFHLKEHRGPNSVSCPHCALVFPAPHCLKRHMLVHTGERQFVCEFCSRSFNQHGHLKSHLRLHTGEKPYQCQHCDKSFNHNVSLKSHIMRYHNATFDSGTIEHAKETTEKIELTAPKIDEMNDEMSTEDTGEVVIDEDPTHEEEPKKQIKKTYHRSTGRPKGRPKRNAATEEFSLISAVQGDALDRITAAEPSEECPLKLASSKDTESDWSDRDQTSEHTEEDEAEEIKGRKRKARQTDSDSEFDPSEAKQRRKSLQKPGNVGGRRGRPRNSRLV; encoded by the exons ATGACGTTAAGTTCGTCCCGGTCGGTGAGCGGCAGTCAGTG tTATGATAAATGGTGTTCAGTGGTTTCCAACATTCAAGAGGGATCGGTCTCAGATTG CTGTAGGTTGGAGAAGGCTGGAGATCGTCACAGGACAGGTGGCTCAGAGATCAACCCGACAACCAACATG TCTTATGAGGAGGGCTGCACCGGAATAACCTTTGATATATCAGAGATTACCTTTGCTGCTGATGAAGACAGCGATTGTTCAAATCAAGAAGCGgttggagaggaagaagaggatgaggaaacAGAAGAAACGGAGGGATCAGAGGACGAGTTTGATGACTCGGACCAGGAATGGGGAAAGTGTAACCTCTCCGAATCCGAGTTCTCTGATTCTGACCAATTGGAAAAAGATGGCTCTTATGAGAACAAATGTCTTTCTGAAGTCCGTAAAAAGGTCCGGGAACTTTGTCCAGATTGCGGTGGGTTTTTCACTGTGGGCAAGCCTCACACATGCGAGTACAAAATCAAGCCAATTCTCTGCAATGTTTGTGGTAAGAGGCTCAAGGATGAGGCAGCCCTGAAAAGTCATAGCAGAATCCACACCGAAGACTACCGGCACTTCTGCAAGTTCTGTATGGAACCCTTTAAAACGAGAATCGATAAACTGACCCATCAGAGGGCCCACGTCCTTAATCAAAAGCCCTATAAATGCCCCGACTGTGCAATGACGTTTTCCAAGCTCCGGGCTCGAAATTTCCATTTGAAAGAACACCGGGGTCCCAACAGTGTTTCATGTCCACATTGTGCTTTGGTCTTCCCGGCTCCCCATTGCTTAAAGAGACACATGCTGGTGCACACTGGAGAGAggcagtttgtgtgtgagttctGCAGTCGATCATTCAACCAACATGGCCACCTTAAATCCCACCTGCGACTGCacactggggagaagccctaccagTGCCAGCACTGTGACAAGAGCTTCAATCACAACGTCAGCCTGAAAAGTCACATTATGCGGTACCATAACGCAACTTTCGACTCGGGGACCATTGAACACGCAAAGGAGACGACGGAGAAGATAGAACTAACCGCACCCAAGATAGATGAGATGAATGACGAGATGAGCACCGAGGATACGGGCGAGGTTGTTATCGATGAAGACCCCACACACGAGGAAGAACCAAAGAAGCAGATCAAGAAGACTTATCATAGGTCAACTGGTAGACCAAAAGGAAGGCCCAAAAGAAATGCAGCAACAGAGGAGTTCAGCTTGATTTCCGCTGTGCAAGGGGATGCCCTGGACAGAATCACAGCAGCTGAGCCATCAGAGGAGTGCCCATTAAAGCTGGCATCTTCCAAAGATACTGAAAGTGATTGGAGTGACAGAGATCAAACCTCTGAACATACAGAGGAGGACGAGGCAGAGGAAATCAAGGGGAGAAAGCGgaaagccagacagacagacagtgactCAGAATTTGACCCTTCAGAGGCAAAGCAGAGACGGAAAAGCTTGCAAAAGCCAGGAAATGTAGGAGGCCGTAGAGGAAGGCCGAGGAATAGTAGATTGGTCTGA
- the LOC132470851 gene encoding zinc finger protein 836-like isoform X5: MSSYDKWCSVVSNIQEGSVSDCCRLEKAGDRHRTGGSEINPTTNMSYEEGCTGITFDISEITFAADEDSDCSNQEAVGEEEEDEETEETEGSEDEFDDSDQEWGKCNLSESEFSDSDQLEKDGSYENKCLSEVRKKVRELCPDCGGFFTVGKPHTCEYKIKPILCNVCGKRLKDEAALKSHSRIHTEDYRHFCKFCMEPFKTRIDKLTHQRAHVLNQKPYKCPDCAMTFSKLRARNFHLKEHRGPNSVSCPHCALVFPAPHCLKRHMLVHTGERQFVCEFCSRSFNQHGHLKSHLRLHTGEKPYQCQHCDKSFNHNVSLKSHIMRYHNATFDSGTIEHAKETTEKIELTAPKIDEMNDEMSTEDTGEVVIDEDPTHEEEPKKQIKKTYHRSTGRPKGRPKRNAATEEFSLISAVQGDALDRITAAEPSEECPLKLASSKDTESDWSDRDQTSEHTEEDEAEEIKGRKRKARQTDSDSEFDPSEAKQRRKSLQKPGNVGGRRGRPRNSRLV, encoded by the exons ATGTCCAG tTATGATAAATGGTGTTCAGTGGTTTCCAACATTCAAGAGGGATCGGTCTCAGATTG CTGTAGGTTGGAGAAGGCTGGAGATCGTCACAGGACAGGTGGCTCAGAGATCAACCCGACAACCAACATG TCTTATGAGGAGGGCTGCACCGGAATAACCTTTGATATATCAGAGATTACCTTTGCTGCTGATGAAGACAGCGATTGTTCAAATCAAGAAGCGgttggagaggaagaagaggatgaggaaacAGAAGAAACGGAGGGATCAGAGGACGAGTTTGATGACTCGGACCAGGAATGGGGAAAGTGTAACCTCTCCGAATCCGAGTTCTCTGATTCTGACCAATTGGAAAAAGATGGCTCTTATGAGAACAAATGTCTTTCTGAAGTCCGTAAAAAGGTCCGGGAACTTTGTCCAGATTGCGGTGGGTTTTTCACTGTGGGCAAGCCTCACACATGCGAGTACAAAATCAAGCCAATTCTCTGCAATGTTTGTGGTAAGAGGCTCAAGGATGAGGCAGCCCTGAAAAGTCATAGCAGAATCCACACCGAAGACTACCGGCACTTCTGCAAGTTCTGTATGGAACCCTTTAAAACGAGAATCGATAAACTGACCCATCAGAGGGCCCACGTCCTTAATCAAAAGCCCTATAAATGCCCCGACTGTGCAATGACGTTTTCCAAGCTCCGGGCTCGAAATTTCCATTTGAAAGAACACCGGGGTCCCAACAGTGTTTCATGTCCACATTGTGCTTTGGTCTTCCCGGCTCCCCATTGCTTAAAGAGACACATGCTGGTGCACACTGGAGAGAggcagtttgtgtgtgagttctGCAGTCGATCATTCAACCAACATGGCCACCTTAAATCCCACCTGCGACTGCacactggggagaagccctaccagTGCCAGCACTGTGACAAGAGCTTCAATCACAACGTCAGCCTGAAAAGTCACATTATGCGGTACCATAACGCAACTTTCGACTCGGGGACCATTGAACACGCAAAGGAGACGACGGAGAAGATAGAACTAACCGCACCCAAGATAGATGAGATGAATGACGAGATGAGCACCGAGGATACGGGCGAGGTTGTTATCGATGAAGACCCCACACACGAGGAAGAACCAAAGAAGCAGATCAAGAAGACTTATCATAGGTCAACTGGTAGACCAAAAGGAAGGCCCAAAAGAAATGCAGCAACAGAGGAGTTCAGCTTGATTTCCGCTGTGCAAGGGGATGCCCTGGACAGAATCACAGCAGCTGAGCCATCAGAGGAGTGCCCATTAAAGCTGGCATCTTCCAAAGATACTGAAAGTGATTGGAGTGACAGAGATCAAACCTCTGAACATACAGAGGAGGACGAGGCAGAGGAAATCAAGGGGAGAAAGCGgaaagccagacagacagacagtgactCAGAATTTGACCCTTCAGAGGCAAAGCAGAGACGGAAAAGCTTGCAAAAGCCAGGAAATGTAGGAGGCCGTAGAGGAAGGCCGAGGAATAGTAGATTGGTCTGA
- the LOC132470851 gene encoding zinc finger protein 836-like isoform X2, whose amino-acid sequence MDRPTKKRHRNPISEEQKKRKLETDRQRCQTRVNVGRAFQEWRELKEKEDCKSDADLAELLLTFYDKWCSVVSNIQEGSVSDCCRLEKAGDRHRTGGSEINPTTNMSYEEGCTGITFDISEITFAADEDSDCSNQEAVGEEEEDEETEETEGSEDEFDDSDQEWGKCNLSESEFSDSDQLEKDGSYENKCLSEVRKKVRELCPDCGGFFTVGKPHTCEYKIKPILCNVCGKRLKDEAALKSHSRIHTEDYRHFCKFCMEPFKTRIDKLTHQRAHVLNQKPYKCPDCAMTFSKLRARNFHLKEHRGPNSVSCPHCALVFPAPHCLKRHMLVHTGERQFVCEFCSRSFNQHGHLKSHLRLHTGEKPYQCQHCDKSFNHNVSLKSHIMRYHNATFDSGTIEHAKETTEKIELTAPKIDEMNDEMSTEDTGEVVIDEDPTHEEEPKKQIKKTYHRSTGRPKGRPKRNAATEEFSLISAVQGDALDRITAAEPSEECPLKLASSKDTESDWSDRDQTSEHTEEDEAEEIKGRKRKARQTDSDSEFDPSEAKQRRKSLQKPGNVGGRRGRPRNSRLV is encoded by the exons atggataggccgactaaaaagagacacaGAAATCCAAtatcggaggaacagaagaagagaaaattggagactgaccgacagagatgccagacacgagtaaacgttgggcgagcttttcaggaatggcgtgaactgaaagaaaaagaagactgcaaatcggaTGCCGACTTGGCCGAGTTGCTCTTGACATT tTATGATAAATGGTGTTCAGTGGTTTCCAACATTCAAGAGGGATCGGTCTCAGATTG CTGTAGGTTGGAGAAGGCTGGAGATCGTCACAGGACAGGTGGCTCAGAGATCAACCCGACAACCAACATG TCTTATGAGGAGGGCTGCACCGGAATAACCTTTGATATATCAGAGATTACCTTTGCTGCTGATGAAGACAGCGATTGTTCAAATCAAGAAGCGgttggagaggaagaagaggatgaggaaacAGAAGAAACGGAGGGATCAGAGGACGAGTTTGATGACTCGGACCAGGAATGGGGAAAGTGTAACCTCTCCGAATCCGAGTTCTCTGATTCTGACCAATTGGAAAAAGATGGCTCTTATGAGAACAAATGTCTTTCTGAAGTCCGTAAAAAGGTCCGGGAACTTTGTCCAGATTGCGGTGGGTTTTTCACTGTGGGCAAGCCTCACACATGCGAGTACAAAATCAAGCCAATTCTCTGCAATGTTTGTGGTAAGAGGCTCAAGGATGAGGCAGCCCTGAAAAGTCATAGCAGAATCCACACCGAAGACTACCGGCACTTCTGCAAGTTCTGTATGGAACCCTTTAAAACGAGAATCGATAAACTGACCCATCAGAGGGCCCACGTCCTTAATCAAAAGCCCTATAAATGCCCCGACTGTGCAATGACGTTTTCCAAGCTCCGGGCTCGAAATTTCCATTTGAAAGAACACCGGGGTCCCAACAGTGTTTCATGTCCACATTGTGCTTTGGTCTTCCCGGCTCCCCATTGCTTAAAGAGACACATGCTGGTGCACACTGGAGAGAggcagtttgtgtgtgagttctGCAGTCGATCATTCAACCAACATGGCCACCTTAAATCCCACCTGCGACTGCacactggggagaagccctaccagTGCCAGCACTGTGACAAGAGCTTCAATCACAACGTCAGCCTGAAAAGTCACATTATGCGGTACCATAACGCAACTTTCGACTCGGGGACCATTGAACACGCAAAGGAGACGACGGAGAAGATAGAACTAACCGCACCCAAGATAGATGAGATGAATGACGAGATGAGCACCGAGGATACGGGCGAGGTTGTTATCGATGAAGACCCCACACACGAGGAAGAACCAAAGAAGCAGATCAAGAAGACTTATCATAGGTCAACTGGTAGACCAAAAGGAAGGCCCAAAAGAAATGCAGCAACAGAGGAGTTCAGCTTGATTTCCGCTGTGCAAGGGGATGCCCTGGACAGAATCACAGCAGCTGAGCCATCAGAGGAGTGCCCATTAAAGCTGGCATCTTCCAAAGATACTGAAAGTGATTGGAGTGACAGAGATCAAACCTCTGAACATACAGAGGAGGACGAGGCAGAGGAAATCAAGGGGAGAAAGCGgaaagccagacagacagacagtgactCAGAATTTGACCCTTCAGAGGCAAAGCAGAGACGGAAAAGCTTGCAAAAGCCAGGAAATGTAGGAGGCCGTAGAGGAAGGCCGAGGAATAGTAGATTGGTCTGA
- the LOC132470851 gene encoding zinc finger protein 69 homolog B-like isoform X1: MADKTPPPPPPAPANRRKSIFERAIDNKNAEREKQKSRVILGAAFPRWRQLKDGKSLKTDACVAFFLLDSYDKWCSVVSNIQEGSVSDCCRLEKAGDRHRTGGSEINPTTNMSYEEGCTGITFDISEITFAADEDSDCSNQEAVGEEEEDEETEETEGSEDEFDDSDQEWGKCNLSESEFSDSDQLEKDGSYENKCLSEVRKKVRELCPDCGGFFTVGKPHTCEYKIKPILCNVCGKRLKDEAALKSHSRIHTEDYRHFCKFCMEPFKTRIDKLTHQRAHVLNQKPYKCPDCAMTFSKLRARNFHLKEHRGPNSVSCPHCALVFPAPHCLKRHMLVHTGERQFVCEFCSRSFNQHGHLKSHLRLHTGEKPYQCQHCDKSFNHNVSLKSHIMRYHNATFDSGTIEHAKETTEKIELTAPKIDEMNDEMSTEDTGEVVIDEDPTHEEEPKKQIKKTYHRSTGRPKGRPKRNAATEEFSLISAVQGDALDRITAAEPSEECPLKLASSKDTESDWSDRDQTSEHTEEDEAEEIKGRKRKARQTDSDSEFDPSEAKQRRKSLQKPGNVGGRRGRPRNSRLV; the protein is encoded by the exons atggcagacaagacgccaccaccaccaccaccagcaccagcaaaCAGAAGGAAATCAATTTTTGAGAGAgcaattgataataaaaacgctgaaagagaaaaacagaaatcaagagtaatcctaggcgctgctttcccacgttggcggcaactgaaggacgggaaaagtctaaaaaccgatgcttgtgtggcatTTTTTCTGCTGGACAG tTATGATAAATGGTGTTCAGTGGTTTCCAACATTCAAGAGGGATCGGTCTCAGATTG CTGTAGGTTGGAGAAGGCTGGAGATCGTCACAGGACAGGTGGCTCAGAGATCAACCCGACAACCAACATG TCTTATGAGGAGGGCTGCACCGGAATAACCTTTGATATATCAGAGATTACCTTTGCTGCTGATGAAGACAGCGATTGTTCAAATCAAGAAGCGgttggagaggaagaagaggatgaggaaacAGAAGAAACGGAGGGATCAGAGGACGAGTTTGATGACTCGGACCAGGAATGGGGAAAGTGTAACCTCTCCGAATCCGAGTTCTCTGATTCTGACCAATTGGAAAAAGATGGCTCTTATGAGAACAAATGTCTTTCTGAAGTCCGTAAAAAGGTCCGGGAACTTTGTCCAGATTGCGGTGGGTTTTTCACTGTGGGCAAGCCTCACACATGCGAGTACAAAATCAAGCCAATTCTCTGCAATGTTTGTGGTAAGAGGCTCAAGGATGAGGCAGCCCTGAAAAGTCATAGCAGAATCCACACCGAAGACTACCGGCACTTCTGCAAGTTCTGTATGGAACCCTTTAAAACGAGAATCGATAAACTGACCCATCAGAGGGCCCACGTCCTTAATCAAAAGCCCTATAAATGCCCCGACTGTGCAATGACGTTTTCCAAGCTCCGGGCTCGAAATTTCCATTTGAAAGAACACCGGGGTCCCAACAGTGTTTCATGTCCACATTGTGCTTTGGTCTTCCCGGCTCCCCATTGCTTAAAGAGACACATGCTGGTGCACACTGGAGAGAggcagtttgtgtgtgagttctGCAGTCGATCATTCAACCAACATGGCCACCTTAAATCCCACCTGCGACTGCacactggggagaagccctaccagTGCCAGCACTGTGACAAGAGCTTCAATCACAACGTCAGCCTGAAAAGTCACATTATGCGGTACCATAACGCAACTTTCGACTCGGGGACCATTGAACACGCAAAGGAGACGACGGAGAAGATAGAACTAACCGCACCCAAGATAGATGAGATGAATGACGAGATGAGCACCGAGGATACGGGCGAGGTTGTTATCGATGAAGACCCCACACACGAGGAAGAACCAAAGAAGCAGATCAAGAAGACTTATCATAGGTCAACTGGTAGACCAAAAGGAAGGCCCAAAAGAAATGCAGCAACAGAGGAGTTCAGCTTGATTTCCGCTGTGCAAGGGGATGCCCTGGACAGAATCACAGCAGCTGAGCCATCAGAGGAGTGCCCATTAAAGCTGGCATCTTCCAAAGATACTGAAAGTGATTGGAGTGACAGAGATCAAACCTCTGAACATACAGAGGAGGACGAGGCAGAGGAAATCAAGGGGAGAAAGCGgaaagccagacagacagacagtgactCAGAATTTGACCCTTCAGAGGCAAAGCAGAGACGGAAAAGCTTGCAAAAGCCAGGAAATGTAGGAGGCCGTAGAGGAAGGCCGAGGAATAGTAGATTGGTCTGA
- the LOC132470851 gene encoding zinc finger protein 771-like isoform X6 → MSYEEGCTGITFDISEITFAADEDSDCSNQEAVGEEEEDEETEETEGSEDEFDDSDQEWGKCNLSESEFSDSDQLEKDGSYENKCLSEVRKKVRELCPDCGGFFTVGKPHTCEYKIKPILCNVCGKRLKDEAALKSHSRIHTEDYRHFCKFCMEPFKTRIDKLTHQRAHVLNQKPYKCPDCAMTFSKLRARNFHLKEHRGPNSVSCPHCALVFPAPHCLKRHMLVHTGERQFVCEFCSRSFNQHGHLKSHLRLHTGEKPYQCQHCDKSFNHNVSLKSHIMRYHNATFDSGTIEHAKETTEKIELTAPKIDEMNDEMSTEDTGEVVIDEDPTHEEEPKKQIKKTYHRSTGRPKGRPKRNAATEEFSLISAVQGDALDRITAAEPSEECPLKLASSKDTESDWSDRDQTSEHTEEDEAEEIKGRKRKARQTDSDSEFDPSEAKQRRKSLQKPGNVGGRRGRPRNSRLV, encoded by the exons ATG TCTTATGAGGAGGGCTGCACCGGAATAACCTTTGATATATCAGAGATTACCTTTGCTGCTGATGAAGACAGCGATTGTTCAAATCAAGAAGCGgttggagaggaagaagaggatgaggaaacAGAAGAAACGGAGGGATCAGAGGACGAGTTTGATGACTCGGACCAGGAATGGGGAAAGTGTAACCTCTCCGAATCCGAGTTCTCTGATTCTGACCAATTGGAAAAAGATGGCTCTTATGAGAACAAATGTCTTTCTGAAGTCCGTAAAAAGGTCCGGGAACTTTGTCCAGATTGCGGTGGGTTTTTCACTGTGGGCAAGCCTCACACATGCGAGTACAAAATCAAGCCAATTCTCTGCAATGTTTGTGGTAAGAGGCTCAAGGATGAGGCAGCCCTGAAAAGTCATAGCAGAATCCACACCGAAGACTACCGGCACTTCTGCAAGTTCTGTATGGAACCCTTTAAAACGAGAATCGATAAACTGACCCATCAGAGGGCCCACGTCCTTAATCAAAAGCCCTATAAATGCCCCGACTGTGCAATGACGTTTTCCAAGCTCCGGGCTCGAAATTTCCATTTGAAAGAACACCGGGGTCCCAACAGTGTTTCATGTCCACATTGTGCTTTGGTCTTCCCGGCTCCCCATTGCTTAAAGAGACACATGCTGGTGCACACTGGAGAGAggcagtttgtgtgtgagttctGCAGTCGATCATTCAACCAACATGGCCACCTTAAATCCCACCTGCGACTGCacactggggagaagccctaccagTGCCAGCACTGTGACAAGAGCTTCAATCACAACGTCAGCCTGAAAAGTCACATTATGCGGTACCATAACGCAACTTTCGACTCGGGGACCATTGAACACGCAAAGGAGACGACGGAGAAGATAGAACTAACCGCACCCAAGATAGATGAGATGAATGACGAGATGAGCACCGAGGATACGGGCGAGGTTGTTATCGATGAAGACCCCACACACGAGGAAGAACCAAAGAAGCAGATCAAGAAGACTTATCATAGGTCAACTGGTAGACCAAAAGGAAGGCCCAAAAGAAATGCAGCAACAGAGGAGTTCAGCTTGATTTCCGCTGTGCAAGGGGATGCCCTGGACAGAATCACAGCAGCTGAGCCATCAGAGGAGTGCCCATTAAAGCTGGCATCTTCCAAAGATACTGAAAGTGATTGGAGTGACAGAGATCAAACCTCTGAACATACAGAGGAGGACGAGGCAGAGGAAATCAAGGGGAGAAAGCGgaaagccagacagacagacagtgactCAGAATTTGACCCTTCAGAGGCAAAGCAGAGACGGAAAAGCTTGCAAAAGCCAGGAAATGTAGGAGGCCGTAGAGGAAGGCCGAGGAATAGTAGATTGGTCTGA